One Vairimorpha necatrix chromosome 7, complete sequence DNA segment encodes these proteins:
- a CDS encoding ADP,ATP carrier protein — protein MSSEDSKNIPLDENARLPSEDEIEYQANNGKSLYRFVRVAKAERKMFWIMALMFFFISFIYSVARVFKDSAVLGRQHFTSIQFLKFFVILPLSVISVGVIQKYLDKYPFSKIFNAVLIIFGVSFCVLSVLLFNNKHTYILLRPFWARDKFADAKCVVKGIDFLFGFALVCNEWTSSFIYVLSELFGSLILSYLFMTFANGLNTPGQSARFVPLFYVGANLALFLSGLGILTFNKYKPMMTYAKAQMIFNGFFFVCGILCFVIYALKNYLEFNVTNKPIFVRKTVTKKKNKVKVSFMEGLIEMSKSKLLLNISGIVLFYSISTNVIEGAYKMALTVGAKETGQSKSAYTETYTAFEQLGVAVLVMLLLLTPFPRLVKTKGWIFIAILCPIITLFCTLGTFSLAFFNYPITNGEDNIIFKSLKLNTTTSLIKLENLVGVICVSLMKISKYAAFDITKEALAMQIDGSLRAKYKGIFDGIFGKLGKSFGSIYGLIITGLLQTRDIRKAAPISFCLLICFCVIWFYSVFYLNRKYKESIDNNCPIDIDLFSSTKNKLEKSDSSVATKSVEAEI, from the coding sequence ATGTCGTCTGAagattcaaaaaatattccttTAGATGAAAATGCCAGACTTCCTTCAGAAGATGAAATAGAATACCAAGCCAACAATGGCAAGTCTCTCTACAGATTTGTAAGAGTAGCCAAAGCAGAAAGGAAGATGTTCTGGATTATGGCCCTCATGTTCTTCttcatttcttttatttattcagTGGCCAGAGTCTTCAAAGATTCTGCTGTCTTGGGCAGACAACATTTCACTTCTATCCAATTTCTCAAGTTCTTCGTCATTTTACCCTTGTCTGTTATTTCTGTAGGAGTTATCCAGAAATATCTTGACAAATATCCTTTTTCTAAGATATTTAATGCAGTGCTGATTATTTTCGGAGTATCTTTTTGTGTCTTGAGtgttttattgtttaataataaacataCTTACATTTTATTGAGACCCTTCTGGGCCAGAGATAAATTCGCAGATGCTAAGTGCGTGGTAAAAGGCATTGATTTCTTGTTTGGATTTGCTTTAGTGTGTAATGAATGGACTAGTTCATTCATTTATGTACTGTCAGAGTTATTTGGTAGTTTGATTCTTTCTTATCTTTTCATGACTTTTGCTAACGGGCTCAACACTCCAGGGCAAAGTGCAAGATTTGTCCCTTTGTTTTATGTGGGAGCAAATCTCGCCCTCTTTTTATCAGGACTAGGAATTTTgacttttaataaatacaaaCCAATGATGACTTACGCTAAGGCACAGATGATTTTTAATGGCTTCTTTTTCGTATGCGGGATTTTATGTTTCGTAATTTATGCcttgaaaaattatttggaATTTAACGTGACAAATAAGCCAATATTCGTCAGGAAGACTGTGACtaaaaagaagaataaAGTCAAAGTAAGTTTCATGGAAGGATTAATAGAAATGAGTAAATCTAAACTTCTTCTTAATATTTCTGGAATTGTCCTTTTCTATTCCATTTCTACTAATGTAATCGAAGGTGCCTACAAAATGGCCTTGACTGTCGGGGCCAAAGAAACTGGCCAATCTAAAAGTGCGTACACTGAGACTTACACTGCCTTTGAACAACTAGGAGTCGCTGTTCTTGTTATGCTTTTACTTCTTACTCCTTTCCCAAGATTAGTCAAGACTAAAGGCTGGATTTTCATTGCAATTTTATGCCCAATTATCACTCTATTTTGTACTCTCGGTACTTTCTCTCTTGccttttttaattaccCAATTACTAACGGGGAAGATAATATCATTTTCAAGAGTCTCAAACTCAATACTACGACTTCTTTAATCAAATTGGAAAATCTAGTAGGCGTGATTTGTGTCTCACTTATGAAGATTTCTAAATACGCCGCATTTGACATCACCAAAGAAGCCTTGGCTATGCAAATTGACGGGTCTCTTAGGGCGAAATACAAGGGAATTTTCGACGGAATATTCGGGAAATTAGGAAAATCTTTCGGGTCAATTTATGGTCTCATAATTACAGGACTCTTACAAACTAGGGATATTCGTAAAGCGGCACCAATTTCTTTCTGTCTTTTGATTTGTTTCTGTGTGATTTGGTTCTATTCAGTTTTCTATCTTAACaggaaatataaagaatCAATTGATAATAATTGCCCAATTGACATCGACTTATTTAGttctacaaaaaataaactagaAAAATCTGATAGTTCTGTTGCTACAAAATCAGTTGAAGCAGAAatctaa
- a CDS encoding T-complex protein 1 subunit eta (CCT7), with protein MNQLFIETEKIQDPREGKLQVISNIDTCVKISEILESTLGPYGMDKLFTGENFLITNDGATILKKLKIIHPVGQFFVKLAESQDNEVGDGTTSVVIQTASILNMLKSIIKEDFPLDEIYETLQELKNLCLEEVKSYKVEYNDELLVSLAETAIISKNIRNVKTKFAKMIVEAVKNVKGDLNKIGIKKISGGSISDSFLVNGIAFEKCFTYAGYEQQPKKILNPKILCINVELEWKAERDNAELKIDSIEEYKKIVNTEWDLIKEKLDKIIKSGANVVLSSLPIGDYATQYFAKKNIFCAGRVAKEDLTRICGAFGGQIVSSTNYLENCVSTCKLFEERQIGKERYNYFEGESTGGCTLILKGPGIEVINEVERSVNDALNVIKTVEKHKEVVTGGGSVEMRISKFFKEISKNFSNRKYFICKAVSQSYEKIPYVLAKNFGLDTTITIPLLRRDFKNGKFTSGVGIKGVVDMVEKKVYEPLQTKINIIKTAFDAASMIIMIDSTIVFGNN; from the coding sequence ATGAATCaactttttatagaaaCAGAAAAAATACAAGACCCGAGAGAAGGGAAACTACAAGTCATTTCTAACATCGACACATGTGTGAAAATATCGGAAATTTTAGAGTCTACGCTCGGACCTTACGGGATGGACAAATTGTTCACTggtgaaaattttttaataaccAACGACGGCGcgacaattttaaaaaaattgaaaattatcCATCCAGTAGgtcaattttttgtaaaattggCTGAATCTCAAGATAACGAAGTAGGAGACGGAACTACAAGTGTCGTCATTCAGACCGCGTccattttaaatatgttaaaatCAATTATTAAAGAAGATTTTCCCCTTGatgaaatttatgaaaCATTACAAgaactaaaaaatctttgttTAGAAGAAGTAAAATCTTATAAAGTCGAGTATAACGACGAACTACTCGTCAGTTTAGCAGAGACTGctataatttctaaaaatattagaaatgtaaaaacaaaatttgcGAAAATGATAGTAGAAGCTGTCAAAAATGTCAAGGGAGATTTGAACAAGATTGGTATCAAAAAGATATCAGGAGGAAGTATTTCTGATTCTTTTCTTGTAAATGGCATCGCATTTGAGAAATGTTTCACCTACGCGGGCTACGAACAAcaaccaaaaaaaattttaaatcctAAAATTCTCTGTATAAACGTAGAATTAGAATGGAAGGCCGAACGAGACAACGCTGAACTTAAAATTGACAGTATtgaagaatataaaaagattgTCAATACAGAATGGGatcttataaaagaaaaattagataaaattataaaaagtgGTGCGAATGTCGTCTTGAGTTCCCTGCCCATTGGCGACTACGCCACGCAATATTTCgcaaaaaagaatattttttgtgcTGGTCGTGTCGCCAAAGAAGATTTAACTCGAATTTGCGGCGCATTTGGCGGTCAAATCGTAAGTAGCACGAATTATCTGGAAAATTGTGTAAGCACTTGTAAGTTATTCGAAGAGAGACAAATTGGCAAAGAAAGATACAATTATTTCGAAGGAGAATCTACTGGTGGGTGtactttaattttaaaaggaCCAGGTATAGAAGTAATAAATGAAGTAGAAAGAAGTGTCAATGACGCCTTGAATGTTATAAAAACAGTAGAAAAACATAAAGAAGTCGTGACAGGAGGCGGTTCTGTAGAAATGagaatttctaaattttttaaagaaatttctaaaaatttttcaaatcgaaaatattttatttgtaaagcCGTGTCTCAAAGTTATGAGAAAATTCCTTACGTTTtagcaaaaaattttggcCTTGACACGACGATCACAATTCCTCTTTTAAGGAGAGATTTCAAAAATGGCAAATTTACCTCAGGAGTTGGGATTAAAGGAGTCGTAGACATGGTCGAGAAAAAAGTTTATGAGCCACTAcagacaaaaattaatattattaaaacagCATTTGATGCTGCTTCTATGATTATTATGATTGATTCTACTATTGTTTTTggtaataattaa
- a CDS encoding proteasome subunit PSA1 (PSA1) encodes MSIKDEIYNIFNADGKILQIEYGLEAVNKSLPLVVLKNKNMIVCAAKKNQGHLLEDEVQTSFQPIYPNLYSAFTGNWADVFYVNSKAKDLAHYASYKLGFSVTPDILCRKLADELQPLIQSTGERAPAFAGALFGFDNGKPVVYMTNISAVCYPVYGSMVGSKNQNMYKYVEKYYNEDIEDEKLFEVAVGGLLESLGENSVYQEMEVAYLRNGEVLKYLDDKEIESLLLSIADK; translated from the coding sequence ATGAGCATCAAAGAtgaaatttacaatattttcaatGCTGACGGTAAAATCTTACAAATAGAATACGGCCTTGAGGCCGTAAACAAGTCTCTGCCTCTAGTAGTCctaaagaataaaaacatGATAGTCTGCGCAGCCAAGAAGAATCAAGGCCATCTTCTTGAGGACGAAGTCCAGACAAGTTTCCAGCCCATCTACCCCAATTTATATTCCGCTTTTACTGGAAACTGGGCTGATGTTTTCTACGTAAACTCAAAAGCCAAAGATCTCGCCCACTACGCCTCGTACAAGTTGGGCTTCTCAGTGACCCCTGACATCTTATGCAGGAAATTAGCCGACGAATTGCAGCCTCTAATTCAGTCTACTGGAGAGAGGGCACCCGCTTTTGCGGGCGCCCTCTTCGGGTTTGATAATGGCAAACCTGTCGTCTACATGACTAATATCTCGGCAGTGTGTTATCCCGTGTACGGGTCTATGGTAGGTAGTAAAAACCAGAATATGTACAAGTATGTGGAAAAGTATTATAATGAAGATATAGAAGATGAGAAACTATTTGAAGTGGCAGTAGGTGGATTATTAGAGAGTTTAGGGGAGAATTCTGTGTATCAAGAGATGGAAGTGGCATATTTGAGGAATGGAgaagtattaaaatatcttgATGATAAGGAAATTGAGTCTTTACTTTTGTCTATAGCcgataaataa
- a CDS encoding importin yields MNSEIKEIFRNTLNPDIVARTKSEERLNQLQKDYNFLLSLPTTFMKDSDLMIKKTSSLFFKNAVISEWSNLEFEHTKKIIISNLVDFFMSSDENNIVSYNGILIHIYNKEPSNVTNELLTNVSNMIKSYDMLQFTVALNIIEQIFHAEKIKYNLEDILELIYKTSGQELLTNLHTVISKNDYKTASGILRFISKSYNYYSIPEFLQRLDVFSYVINISTEILKIQNNSDFYFMKTKKWTAFFLFKAANKGVKKFYKNEEMSKFIIVPDRFSYIYEVFLSQLKMEKFGNKSEPVEMYAVEFMTLCASDKETYKFMEKDLIWLITEYILYMHELNENEEDDFQNDPEKFLREKYHYFGYDIRNECGTLFTEIMKTLKHTEQGMNWICQFFIQNLENAKKNPVAENLKKSYGIYFLLSHVTHTIFKSSKSSFENILTNYVFYDIKYGNLIMKSQACYLLSFIEEQVTVSQNLLDAIGDVINIVRGKHPILSVDSTLAMNFFISNKDLTKYVSVYIGELVQSVLTLSANYDIEPLTYLLDNIMQSFTNEIAVFAPDLVRSMGNLILSHLANEQSESDDKMMVISGFLRNVETVINTENHPQELTLRLYQNFYNVLEIIIREKKDNFYQEVLDIINCFFYSITTFDNSMWNLFTLILNLPIEDILVYPNEISEIIDNVVCNGKEVVLDNYILDKILSFSVKLCIADEDGMYDEDFISGCKIMETLLLNVGEKLFSLYPEKLDIFIKLIAEAIPLLEEDSSAIIYGLEIIMNCFYILPLETLQILKLRGFDGIFFNRLYEKRKEFCRVHDKKICLRFLGKLFSLPQTNIQVRLNIEKIAKSFLTIFCTLPDAIEARNKLFTKKDKSSEESEESAEYESEEYNDLEEDIYFSSILDKFDPYPYIYNIFASASQNTIGNLVISSMSKEQMNKIQDVFTNKSKIQQKF; encoded by the coding sequence ATGAACTcagaaataaaagaaatttttagaaatactTTGAATCCTGACATAGTAGCCAGAACAAAATCAGAAGAAAGATTAAATCAATTacaaaaagattataacTTTCTCTTATCTTTACCTACTACATTTATGAAAGATTCGGATTTGATGATCAAAAAGacttcttctttattttttaaaaatgcagTGATCAGCGAATGGTCAAATTTGGAATTTGAGCACACCAAGAAAATCATAATTTCCAATTTGGTAGATTTTTTCATGTCTTCtgatgaaaataatattgtcTCTTACAATGGTATTCTTATTcatatttacaataaagaACCAAGTAATGTCACTAATGAATTATTGACTAATGTATCAAATATGATTAAATCTTACGACATGTTACAATTTACTGTGGCCTTGAATATCATCGAACAGATTTTCCACGCTGAAAAGATCAAATACAATTTAGAAGACATTTTAGAATTAATTTACAAAACTTCAGGACAAGAACTTCTTACAAATTTGCATACTgtcatttctaaaaatgACTATAAAACAGCATCAGGAATTTTGagatttatttctaaatcttACAATTATTATTCAATTCCCGAATTTTTACAAAGATTAGATGTTTTCTCTTACgtcataaatatttctacagaaatattgaaaattcaaaataattCAGATTTCTATTTTATGAAAACTAAGAAATGGACAGCATTTTTCTTATTCAAAGCAGCGAACAAAGGAGtcaagaaattttataaaaatgaagaaatgtctaaatttataattgtaCCAGATagattttcttatatttatgaAGTATTTCTTTCTCAATTGAAAATGGAGAAATTTGGTAATAAATCTGAACCAGTAGAAATGTACGCTGTGGAATTTATGACTTTATGCGCCTCTGATAAAGAAACATACAAATTTATGGAGAAAGACTTGATTTGGTTGATTAcagaatatattttatacatgCATGAattaaatgaaaatgaaGAAGATGATTTCCAAAATGACCCAGAGAAATTTCTCAGagaaaaatatcattatttCGGATATGACATAAGAAATGAATGTGGCACACTTTTTACAGAAATAATGAAGACTCTAAAACACACCGAGCAAGGGATGAATTGGATttgtcaattttttatacaaaatttgGAAAATGCTAAGAAAAATCCAGTGGCAGaaaatttgaagaaaaGTTACGGAATATATTTCCTGCTCAGTCACGTGACACACACGATTTTCAAATCTTCGAAAAGTTCATTCGAGAATATTCTGACGAATTATGTCTTCTACGATATAAAATATGGAAATTTGATCATGAAATCTCAGGCCTGCTATTTACTGTCTTTTATTGAAGAACAAGTCACTGTCAGTCAGAATTTATTAGACGCCATTGGTGATGTCATCAATATTGTCAGGGGGAAACATCCAATTCTCAGTGTGGACTCAACTTTGGCTATGAACTTCTTCATTAGTAACAAGGATCTGACGAAATACGTCAGTGTCTACATTGGCGAACTTGTCCAAAGTGTCTTGACTTTGAGTGCCAATTATGACATTGAACCCTTGACTTATCTTCTGGACAATATCATGCAGTCATTTACGAATGAAATCGCTGTATTCGCCCCAGATCTAGTCAGGTCTATGGGAAATTTGATCTTATCTCATTTAGCAAATGAACAATCTGAGTCAGACGACAAAATGATGGTCATTTCAGGATTCTTAAGAAATGTCGAGACTGTCATAAACACAGAAAATCATCCCCAGGAATTGACACTTCGACTATATCAAAACTTCTATAATGTCTTGgaaattattattagagaaaaaaaagacaacTTTTACCAGGAAGTACTAGACATTATAAATTGCTTCTTCTACTCAATAACTACCTTTGATAATTCTATGTGGAACTTATTTACTCTGATCTTAAATTTGCCCATTGAGGACATTTTGGTTTATCCTAATGAAATTTCTGAAATCATTGACAATGTGGTTTGTAATGGGAAAGAAGTCGTCTTAGACAATTATATTCTAGATAAAATACTCTCTTTTAGTGTAAAACTTTGTATTGCTGACGAAGACGGCATGTACGACGAAGATTTCATTTCTGGGTGCAAGATCATGGAAACTCTACTTTTAAATGTCggagaaaaattattttctttatatccTGAAAAATTAGAcatctttataaaattaatagcAGAGGCAATTCCACTTTTAGAAGAAGATTCTTCTGCAATAATTTATGGCTTGGAAATCATCATGAACTGCTTCTACATTTTACCATTGGAAACTCTCCAAATATTGAAACTTAGAGGTTTTGATGGCATTTTCTTTAATCGTctatatgaaaaaagaaaggAATTCTGTCGGGTtcatgataaaaaaatatgtctGAGATTCTTAGGGAAATTATTTAGTCTACCACAAACAAATATTCAAGTAAGActaaatatagaaaaaatagcCAAAAGTTTTCTTACAATTTTCTGTACTCTGCCTGATGCTATTGAAGCCAGGAATAAATTATTCACTAAGAAAGATAAAAGCAGTGAGGAATCTGAAGAAAGTGCTGAATATGAATCTGAGGAATATAACGATCTAGAAGAAGACATCTACTTCTCTTCTATCTTGGACAAATTTGATCCTTATccttatatttataatatatttgctTCTGCTTCTCAAAATACTATAGGGAATCTTGTTATATCAAGTATGTCTAAAGAACAGatgaataaaatacaaGACGTATTTACTAATAAGTCAAAGATACAACAGAAATTCTAA
- a CDS encoding replication factor A protein 1 (RFA1) has translation MKIEEGTIEVIYNNQKQNPLFNKPVLQITSLQKIGNKAGEKFRYRANVSDGKFYMRAVFSSDLTPLFDSEKVDKYTLIKLNLWNIRALKDSNYIYIQQIEEYEKCNVEIGKSVNYETGKASLNETRSQAPNITENVKKSKISETENLVNTKVPRVKETTDLNKFTQINAINPFHKMWIIKGRIVSKSEIKKFNSKRGEGKLFSFEFADETGQIKVVAFSEVVDMFYPIIEIGRVYTIQKGLVKMSNKQFSNNNNDYEIHLDVNSEIEKVEDNETPKYFFDFVKIKDMVPSPNPVDVIGIVKDAGEAVSFVVKSTQKESVRRDITLIDETGSIRATFWGGKAEEEIEVDSVLAIKNIKVSDFGGLSLSSVFSSQLHKNPDIPESHSILGWYNEGGKDMKISLPERDVKISLISDVKNQEMPFSAVRATLMFIKEDNMMYDSCKEENCTKKVYKNEFEEYRCEKCDKTSYECNYRYLINANISDSTGQIWGTLFNDQALLLLGLSASDFREMADNDANQSQMFIKKFLYKDYIIKLRSRQDNYNDEIRMRNNITDIKEVNYKEEAMKDIYNIEKYLLNKN, from the coding sequence ATGAAAATCGAAGAAGGAACAATTGAAGTGATTTACAACaatcaaaaacaaaatccACTTTTTAATAAACCAGTTTTACAAATTACTAGTCTCCAAAAAATTGGAAATAAAGCAGgtgaaaaatttagataCAGGGCGAATGTGTCAGATGGGAAGTTTTACATGAGAGCAGTTTTTTCTAGTGATTTGACACCTCTTTTTGACAGTGAAAAAGTCGATAAATAcactttaataaaattaaatctttGGAATATTCGAGCTCTAAAAGACagtaattatatttatattcaacAAATAGAAGAATATGAGAAGTGTAACGTAGAAATAGGCAAGTCTGTGAATTATGAGACAGGAAAAGCGAGTCTAAATGAAACAAGAAGTCAAGCGCCCAATATAACagaaaatgtaaaaaaatctaaaatttctGAGACTGAGAATTTGGTCAATACAAAAGTCCCGAGAGTAAAAGAGACGACAGatttgaataaatttacacAAATTAACGCGATAAACCCGTTTCACAAGATGTGGATAATTAAAGGAAGAATAGTGTCAAAAagtgaaataaaaaaatttaatagtAAACGAGGAGAAGGCAAACTTTTCAGTTTTGAGTTTGCGGACGAAACTGGGCAAATCAAAGTCGTGGCCTTTTCTGAGGTGGTAGACATGTTTTACCCGATAATTGAAATAGGACGAGTTTACACGATACAAAAAGGCCTAGTGAAAATGTctaataaacaatttagCAATAACAACAACGACTACGAAATCCATTTAGACGTGAATTCTGAGATAGAAAAAGTCGAGGATAACGAGACGccgaaatattttttcgattttgtaaaaattaaagacaTGGTTCCCAGTCCAAATCCAGTGGACGTGATTGGAATTGTAAAAGACGCGGGCGAAGCCGTGTCTTTTGTCGTGAAATCCACTCAAAAAGAGTCAGTAAGACGAGACATTACTTTGATCGACGAAACTGGCAGTATACGAGCCACTTTCTGGGGCGGCAAAGCCGAGGAAGAAATCGAAGTGGATTCTGTTTTggctataaaaaatataaaagtcTCTGATTTTGGTGGTCTAAGTTTGTCGAGTGTTTTTTCGTCTCAACTTCATAAAAATCCAGACATTCCCGAGTCTCATTCAATTTTAGGCTGGTACAATGAAGGCGGCAAAGATATGAAAATTTCCCTACCAGAGCGAGACGTGAAGATTTCTTTGATTAGCGACGTAAAAAACCAAGAGATGCCTTTTTCGGCAGTGCGCGCCACATTGATGTTCATTAAAGAAGACAATATGATGTATGACTCATGTAAAGAAGAAAACTGTACAAAAAAGGTCTATAAGAATGAATTTGAAGAGTACAGATGTGAGAAATGTGATAAAACATCTTATGAATGCAATTACagatatttaataaatgcTAATATTAGTGATAGTACTGGTCAAATATGGGGAACATTATTTAATGATCAAGCACTTCTTCTACTAGGCCTTAGTGCCTCAGATTTCAGAGAAATGGCAGACAATGACGCGAATCAGTCTCAGATGTTTATAAAgaagtttttatataaagattatattattaaactGAGATCTAGACAAGATAATTATAATGATGAAATAAGAATGAGAAATAATATAACAGATATTAAAGAAGTgaattataaagaagaagccatgaaagatatttataatattgagaaatatttactaaataagaattaa
- a CDS encoding DNA damage checkpoint control protein RAD17, whose protein sequence is MIVELKKKNLVLSLLSIFKTKTKIIISITPENILIESIEIHKYYLSIPNTLFSCSETFEKFSINPIHLLNSLDLVSSDILEINSDLIKICTDTAFIKIPFISTISHIYEEVDDIYTKFVVDSKTIGIFSNLKGLVKYEIEDGKLFIRKIDREVIEEIEIKKMSFIETGELSFPCNNIWTDVVSPILNLVEKVLFLFGANILTVQFLFKNEEKIFLEIQIPKTLIEN, encoded by the coding sequence ATGATCGTCGAacttaaaaagaaaaatctGGTTTTGTCACTTTTgtcaatttttaaaactaaaactaaaattataatttcaattacaccagaaaatattttaatagaaTCTATAGAAATACACAAGTACTACCTTAGTATACCAAATACtcttttttcttgttcTGAAACATTCGAAAAATTTTCCATAAACCCAATccatttattaaattctttagATTTAGTTTCTTCAGATATTCTGGAAATCAATTCAgatctaataaaaatttgtacaGACACAGcattcataaaaattcctTTCATCTCCACAATTAGTCATATTTATGAAGAGGTAGACGATATTTATACTAAATTTGTAGTGGATAGTAAAACAATAggaatattttctaatctTAAAGGTCTGGTCAAATATGAAATAGAAGACGGGAAACTGTTTATACGAAAAATTGATCGAGAAGTTATTGAAGaaatagaaattaaaaaaatgtcatTTATAGAAACAGGAGAATTATCATTTCCCTGTAATAATATTTGGACTGATGTTGTAAGTCCAATTCTTAATCTTGTAGAGAAagtattgtttttatttggtgcaaatattttaactgtacaatttttatttaaaaatgaagaaaaaatatttttagagaTACAAATACCCAAAACATTGattgaaaattaa
- a CDS encoding cAMP-dependent protein kinase catalytic subunit codes for MIEKKDVKCIKKTTCGPFYDNFIIFIKNKFVKTNIFDLRIMNKSIIIKYEEEKLIQYEYYIRIRLRHPFLVNVLFSFQDYDNLFLIMEFANTNFQEFLKIRGTFTKKAAKFYICEIILVIEYLHSRNQTYGFFVSKNIFVNDKGHIKLKYEFLNAIIEKRGGVRDFIDYTAPEYILNGKITQSTDIWQIGILLFHMLVGYTPFNNESYDLTKRAILNQDFSFPEFVDVNSRDLIRKILEKDSTKRINFSEMKKHPFFGDVDWDAVHKQTLEPPFLFDELSKYKNASPADLDKIYTSDYYNEQNKDGYGKAFRYFGRIDADNPFIKKN; via the coding sequence atgatagaaaaaaaagatgtaaaatgtataaaaaagaccACATGTGGACCATTTTATgacaattttataatttttataaaaaataaatttgtaaagaCAAATATCTTTGATTTAAGAATAATGAACAAatctataattataaaatatgaagaagaaaaattaatacaatatgaatattatataagaatCAGATTAAGACATCCATTTCTTgttaatgttttattttcttttcaaGATTATgataatttgtttttaataatggAATTTGCTAATACAAATTttcaagaatttttaaaaatacgtGGGACGTTTACTAAAAAAGCCGcaaagttttatatttgcgaaattatattagttattgaatatttacACAGTAGAAACCAAACTTATGGATTTTTtgtatctaaaaatatttttgtaaatgaTAAAGGACATATTAAACTTAAATACGAATTTCTGAATGCTATTATTGAGAAAAGAGGAGGTGTTAGGGATTTTATAGATTATACAGCTCCTGagtatattttaaatggGAAAATAACTCAAAGTACTGATATATGGCAAATAggaattttattgtttcaTATGCTGGTTGGATACACGCCATTTAATAACGAGTCTTACGATTTAACAAAGCGCGCTATTTTAAATCAAGATTTCTCATTTCCCGAATTTGTAGATGTCAATTCTAGAGATTTAATTCGTAAAATTCTAGAAAAAGACTCTACCAAAcgtataaattttagtgAAATGAAGAAGCATCCATTTTTTGGTGATGTAGACTGGGACGCTGTACATAAACAAACATTAGAACCaccttttctttttgatGAACTtagtaaatataaaaatgcttCGCCTGCAGATTTGGACAAGATTTATACTTCtgattattataatgaaCAAAATAAAGACGGATATGGTAAAgcttttagatattttggAAGGATTGACGCAGACAATCcgtttattaaaaaaaattaa